The DNA sequence TATTGAAATGTTGGATCAAATATTTCCATTCGTTTAATCCGTTCCACAGCCAGAAAACCAACGAGAACTGCCGATAATTCCTGTAATTCCTTCTTTATTCTGCTTTTTGACAGGAGTACCaaatgccttttattgagacatataggaactgttcaattttggagaGATgggaaatgaggaaaaaaagcaaGCAAACATATCTAAGAGAGCCAAATTCAGAATATGGAAAATGCTTCATCGAATGAgatggtgggaaaaaaatatggaACACAAAAACTTATTGACAGCTACTTGAGTTGCCCACACATCCCAGTGCAGCTTCATAGTTAAATTTTGATCATTTAATGACAAGTATGAAATACACACCACGGGGGTTGGCGAGTCAGCTGGAAACGCTCCCTCTCTACTCCCAAATTGATCCGATCCACCAGGACACCAGTAGGCACTGAGATGCTGCAAAGCATTAAACAGCACACAAtcaccaaaaaaacaacaaataaaagctGGGGCaccttcaaaacaaacaaactaacctgaaacatATTTCAAATGCTTTAGAAAAACGAGCCTGTTGAGGAGCAAAGGTGCTGCTGATTGTTTGCGTGCACGCGCACTGCAAAGCAAAGCGTCCGTCACGACCTCCTTGCAGGTTTCCCCACACGACACCGCTTAGCATGCTATGCTAAGGCTCCAATTTGCCTCGCTCAGTGTGCAGCAGTCATGGTTTTCGTTTGGTCGTCAAGCGCCTCCCTCCATATCAAATCGACAGACGTTATTGTCACATTGTGGCGACGCACAGACAAGAGCAGTCCAGACCATCCGGCTTGCCTCGGAACGTGACCCAGCCTAAGTGATTCAAGTTCACAGTAGTAACAACACTCGAATTCAAGCtgtatttcaaaataaagcacattTCCGATTGCTTTTGTTAAACTACGGACTGTGTTAGAGGGATTCTTACCGTTAATACTCAACAAATATCTACCGAGTCTTTTAGTGCTCTTATTATGTACTTAATATTAGAGAGCGGTATCCTTTTGTAAACGTTAACAAAAttgtatgcatttatttttcccAAACCGGAAACGACGCATTCATGAAGAGTGAGCTTTGAAACCCGATTGGTCTTATGCATCGACAGGAGGCGTATGTATGTACGGAAGAGGTTTAGGGCTagtgatgaagaaaaaaatagctTGACAAGATTGTCACTTTTATCTCAAAATTCTGACTGATTAATTTTcagaattttcattttaaactcAGAATCCTATTTTATTTGcataattctgactttaaagtgatcGGTCTAAAATTGAAGCCCGAATACGGCCTCAGGCTGATGTGTCAAATCAAGCAGACTTCACCCAAAAAGTGGGCATCAGTAAGTGGACCGCCCTTCCGTTCCAAAATACCGTTTAATCtcttctgagttttttttttttttttttgcagtactgTAGCAACTTTGTATATAGTTGGAGTTCTGTCGTTTCCAATTGcctagggaggccgtgaaggcagcagacGGGAGGAGATAGACGGCTGAGAGAGCCGGGGCGCATTGGAAGACTGAGGCTCCACACACTTGTCTTGAATTCTTGTTTTGTGCAGTAAAGAGCCGGTTACGACACTTGCCTGGTACTTCGGTAACGCTACAGTGCTGACATCATATTTAATAAAGTGCCAATGTTTGCTCTGACAAAGACATGTGCACACAACCCAGGTCTCTGTAGTGTTTggatcaaaattcaatatgacaAAAGAGAACTCCACAATGTAAATTTCAGTTTATTCAATGGAGAGGGCCTTTCAAGAACTAAGAGAAGTACACACAATGGACATAAATTATAGAGGCAAATGAATGAAGTGTAGGAAAACAATGAATCCACACTGAGCAGGATGCAGAAGAGTCAGTTGTCTGGATTTGTCATTCAATGGTGTGAGCATTTTCATTTATCCTGTACATGAAATACTAAATGATAGTACAAAAAGgaatacaaaatacaaaaaccGTCAAACTGCCCTCAAATTATCCATAAATATTCATATTGACGCACATTGGTTTGACAAAACAATGACTTCTGTAAACATTTTCAACATGTGTGcattaccatttaaaaaaaaaacagcagtcgCATAGTAACTGAAAGGATTTCATGATCAAACCAAGCCCAGGGTAAAAATATATGACACTTTTTGGCCATCACCGTGGAATTCCTTTGCAACACTGCTGCAATTATGGCCTCATTTCTTTCACAGATGGACTGAACTTTCAGTGGGAGATGTGGAAAttgctgttttgcttttttgtacACGCAACTGTGATGTTAGGTGATAAATGACAGCAGCCTTGTCATACTGCAcaagatgggaggggggggaagaCAAAAAAGACTTTCGCTTAAAGAAAAGTTAAAACAAGGTCCATTATGTCTCGGTCACTGATTCTAAGCTTTAAGCCTTCCTTCCACTTTTTTGCTTCATAGAACCGGCAAAGAACTTTCAGCAGTTGTATTGGAGTAGAGACGTTATTTAAGGCAAGCGGAACTCATATGAGCGACAGTGGCACTATGGCGCTCGCATCCTGTCAGCTCTCATGCACACaagttttgttcttttttttttgcgggcacTTGTAAATCGACTGCTGACCTGTCAATCAAATTCACAGTTTACCACTTGTTCCTAACAGCCCACCAATTGGTTAACACAAATTTGCGTCCCCCCCTTCACGATGACGGTGGATTCTCCCTCGATTTACGTGTagcaattaaataaaaaatatacagtGTATGAGAAGTCGGAGCTATTGGGCTGATGGAGCAACTTGCGTGATGTTATGCTTGGAAACTCGGATAATCGTACACCCTGTTGTTATCACCAAGATCCTTCAAAGTGTTTTTAAAGAAGGCATACAAGTGTTTACTGGGCCACTAAGTGGGAGGAGGAGGGGCTTGTGTCACCTGAACTAAAAAGAGCAATAAACTGACTTATCAACTAGTGGCATATGTGTACCTACGCATATGGTCGTGCACATGCTCAGTGCGTCCTGCATGGACCTTACACGCACAAGATGTGAGGTTGCTGAAGAGGTTGCCTCAAAAGGTTGGACACTCGCGGGATTTTCGGTCAGAATACAGTttaactaacacacacacacacacatgccccaccccccaaaaatgcaACACCCCACCCACCCCATCACTGGCAATTCATGACGACAAGTGTGGAGGAGAGCCTAAACAACTTCATCATCACAGTAGATCACCGTGTAATGGGATCTCGACTACCAGCTCATGAGAGAAGTACGACCCAGGGTCATGAAGTACACCTGGCTGGCACCTCCAGCCCGGACAGAGGCAAAGAAGACCTGCGGGACGAAGACCACAATATGAACTTCTCGGTTAAGTCATGACGAAATTGCATGGGGAGCGCAACGCACCTTGTCATTCCGCTCGCACAGGAACTTGAGTCTCTGGGCTCGTTTGTGCATAAAGACGCCGTCCAGGTGGCCGGTCTCCACTGAGCGGATCTCTATGGCCTTCTCACCCCAGCCCATGATTTGGTTCGACCTAATGTAGGCTGCACACAGAGAGACACAAGTGTTAACTCACGATTCTTGCGTCCATTTTGATTAGATGCATATTTCCATCTTAAGTCACTTACCCACTGAAGTTGGCATTTCCCCCCATTGTAGCACCACGTCCTTGGTGATGCGCCCGTACGTGTTCACGTAGACACCCTCGTCCTCGTAGCAGACGAGCAGCTCTATTCCGTCCGTGTTGGGCAGGATGATAATAGCGTGGCACTGAATGCTGGTCTGGATCTGAAGACGATTGAGGGACCATTTGAGGAGTGCGAGTCAAACAAagcagaagggaagttgagccgGGCATTTACGTGAGTGGGTAGATAGATATCGTAGACTGCGCACGAGTCCACATCCACAGCATGGAAGCCTGAGCAGGAGCCATAGATGACCTTTAACCTCTGACCTTCCTCTACGGTCAGGTCCACCAGCAGAGGTTTGTGCACCAAGTCGCCAAATGACTGAAAGCGAGCGAGGGTCAAATTATTACGCTGGCGTCAAACACAGCAAGAAACAAAACATCTAACTGGCTCCACCTTGAAGGCCATGAACTTGTGGTACGGTTTGGGCGCCCAAGCATAAACCTCCACCGAGTTCTTCAAGGCCAACACCAAAAATTTGATCCTCTCGTATTTGACTGGAACGCACATTGATTAATTACGATGAGAACATTTCTTTTCTGTGTGGCTTGTTGCCGACTGGGCCCACGCACCGACTTTGTAGTGGACGCAGCCTTCCAGGTCGCCCACATTAACCCAACCCTGCTTTTTTTCCACCTCTGGGTCATTATGCAAAATCTTGTTCCGCAGCCACGACAGGTAATACACTCGCAGCTTGTTCTTCTTGCCTGAGAGTAACATTCCTCGAGTTAATGCTTCGTTATTGACATGCAGTGGTTCAATGCAATGGTTTACCTGAAATGGTCACCAGAACGTTGAGACCCTCAAGGACATCCATCTGCTGGATACGCCGCCTGTTGATCAGCGGGTAGACCTTGCCCTGACCGCTGCGGTCCAGCAGCATCAGACCGCTCTCGGTCCCCACCAGCAGGTTGACCCCTGCATTCGCAAACGTGCCTTAGCAATTCTCGCCTTAGCGATGACATCACAGTACGGTATTAGAAAGTCTTACCCCAAAGGGCGGCGCAAAGAATCTCCGAGTTGAACCGCTTTTTGTATTTGCGAATCTCCGGCGTGTCACTCGGCGGACGCGTGTTGACGGGGTTGACGTTGACCACCGAGCCTTTGCGGGACGGGTCGGACCTCAGCGGGTCGGCGAGACGAACGTCTTGCCCAAACGCTGCTGCAGGAAGAGGGTAGAAGACATTTGACATTTGAACTATTCAAACAGAAGCCGTGCTTTCACCTACCCATGTTGTTGAGTGAGCTTCCACTGGATGGGGAAATCTGGAGTAGGCGAGGGTCGATGAAGGGAGTGAAGGACGACGACGACTTGTGTTTGGACATGGAATTACTCTCAGATTGGCTCTATCCGAGAAAACAAAAAGTAGGAGTTAACAGAGTGACAACAGCATCAGTGGAAGACAGATTGAAACTGATCAATTGGGAGAAAACATCAGAGTATGTTTTTTCGTTGCCTAAAAACGCCCAACTGTGAGGAGATATGCTCAGAAGATTGCAAAATGATGGtcagtaaatatttttttcaaaactttGAAAGCGCTTTAaagttttccaaaaatttacttTGTTGGTGCCTGGGGGGGGAGGATAATGGAATGGATCATACTCATGAGCCATTAGCCTTTTTTCACTTCCTTTATGATTAGATCCCATAGaaaaaggattaaaaaaaaaaaaaaactgtgtacATAAGTATATACTGTAtactaaaaaacatttttgttaaggttCATAACAGACAAAGCTGGAGTTAGTTTCAACagaaaaaagaaaggggagTGGAAAGGTAGAAGTGGCAGCAATGCTGCGGTACAATGCAGGCAAAAGAGGATCCTAAATTCACCACCTTGATGCACCTGGTTTGAAGAAGTAGTAgtattgaccaaaaaaaaaaaaaaaccatcaagCACTTATAAGCACAACGCAAAGCAGAGATATCGGCTTGTTAGTTCACCCCGAGAAGCTCCAGTGGGGTTCACTTCATGCTATGACCATGTTCTGCTACCGGGAGGTGTCAGCCAGGCCATAAGAAGGAAGAGAGCCAGAGGAAAGGTCAGGAGGATGGAGCCAGAGAATGCAGATCTGCCAGACCCAACAACCAGAATGGTACTAGAGGTTTTGTACAGGCTCAGagatttgatttcttttttctttgtgtgtgcggggggtgggggggcattaaataaaattagcaaatacagtggaacctctaaagTCAAAAAATTTGTGAgtgggaataaaattaaaaaaaggcttttaaaaTCTTCCACTTCAGTTGGAAGTCAAAGAGTTAAAGGTTCCACTGTAGATCAGTTTAACCGGGAGCAAAAACGATCAGTTTAAAAGGCTCGGAAAacgtgtggggggaaaaaaataaataaataaaaaataatcaacagaTTCAACTGTCAGTTGACCCAGATAGGTCGCCTGTGTCCGAGCCTGAACTCCCTGGAGTCCATTCTTGCAGGTGCTGGCCTCAGCCCGAGTGAGGGCAACGTACCTCGATGGCAACAAGCTTGTCCAGGGGATTCAGTGGGGACATGGCCAGACTGACATGGCTAGATGGTgatgagaaggaggaggaaagcATGGATGTGGAAGAGGAAGGGGAGTGATGGCTTTGTTGGATAAGGTCTGGTAGGTGGTGAATGCAGCCAGTGAAGCCATTTTTCTCTTGTAGGCTCTGGCTGAGGGTTTGGGGCTGGCCGCGAGAGGCACCGGccggggaagaggaggagagatTGACCAACCGCTTAATGTCAGCGGTGTTCTGCAAGCAAGAACAGGCACACTTTTGGCTCTAGTGAACAGGAGAAAAGATGACGCGCTCGTGTGGTTTTCAAGATCCTCTTCTTCCAACAAACAACATATTCGGCTAATATttacttcatacaaaaaaaaaaattgagggcCATGGCGATTGGATGGAAACCCTGAACCCTGTGTTCTTTCGTTTTGCCAAAAGATGAGGTTCCCGTTTCCTCTCCCTACCTGTCTGATGACCAGTGTGCCATCCTTTGACGGTGTGGTGGACTGGTTGCTTTCAGAATCGTCAACCAACATGGTTTTGGCAGATCCGGTCTCCCCGTTGCTCAGCCTCCTGCGGAGAAGATTCCATGTGCAGAATTAGAACCATTTCAAGaatatcttttaaaaaaaagagatgggACAGGAAACAATCGTACAACAATCACTGACCCAGAACGGGAGTCCTCTGCTCCCGAGGTGGACTCGTCTCCCGCCTCCTGGTCGACTTCCTCATCATCCTCCTCGTCAGTTGTGCCGGAATCTTCACTTGAGGAAGAGTAGTCGGTCACCTTGTGGGGAGGCCGCACATCGTCCACTGCACGAAGCTCCTTAGCGAGGGCTGTCAGGTCCTAAACCAAAAAGCAGGGAACATGAAATCTGGTGGCAGTGGTCTTCACCGCAGAGTGAGGAAGGATATGCAGGAACACAATGTCACAACGcaagaggaacaaaaaaaatgacatcatcagccaAAGAAATCAAAGGGTCTAAGTTTTGATATTTTTGTACACAGCAATGACGAGTGGTGAGATGATGCCCTCCAAGCATTCCAAGTGAAGGTTGAAGGACTATCTCGTGAATAGGAAACACTTACAGCAGGTCGAGTAGGCCTGGCAAAATTCTTTTCATCCGCTTTTTTAGGAACATTCTCAGGACGCTGGAGAGGGGACCCTTCAGATTTGGAGGATGCTTTGAGGGTCAAAAGAGGAAAGTGGGTTAGAAGATGTTGGCTTTGATTTCATTTTGGCAAAGTtggcagacaggcagacagaaaTTGGCTGATGACTCACAGCGTGGTCTGAAGCGGTCTCCGGGACTGGCTTGGGCGCTTGAGTTGGACGAGCCGGATGAACTCCCACTTCCCGGCCGAGGCTGCAGCTTCTCGACGCGGTCCCACAGGGGGCGCTGCTCCACATTACTGCCCGACAGAAGAAATCTtcaataaaacattttgaatgaACTGCACGCTTTTATCTACACCCTATGGAGCCCATATCGAACACTGGGTGAGGATCAAGTGGATCAATTTGGCTAGATCTTCTGGACTTACCCAGACGCATTCCTCTGggcaccaggctgcaatggcagTGGAGACTCCCGGCGTGACAGCACCGGTGAACGGGACGTTGTTCTCACGGGTACCTGAACATGACGTACACAATGTTTGCTTGAGAGCGGTTAAACTCTCACCCCTCTACTTGACAAGCAAACATCTATTTCAGCAAAACATTCATCTCAAAACATCAAATCAATGACAGacaaagacaggaagtgaaTGGGGGAACACTGAAGGTACAAGGGGAAGAGGGCAACTCTTTACCTTGGGAGGCACTTCCTCACcaggctggtggtgaaggggagGTTGGGGCTGGGGGTCAGTGCGTACAGGCGATGGgtgatgatgatgggcgtcctgGGCGCGCATGTGCAGTTGTGCAAAATTAGTCGTGACACCACCGGGCTCGCTAAAGGACTGCGAGCGAGCGACCGCAGgcagagaaggaggaggaggaggaggagagggggcAGCGCTGTTGCTGCTCTTGAGAGCAGCAATGTGGGACCACTGGACcttcagggagggagggaggaagggaggaaggaaggaagggagggtgtgaaaaaacagcaaaacacaAGGGAAGATGTGTGGTGTGCATGCACGCAGTCAATAACAAACATGCAAACAAGGGACGATACAAAATAAAGATAGCAATCACTGTCAGGACATATACACGTAGTGGCTCCAAGAGCTCGGACTCGCACCCGAAATCCGAGTTGGCTGTTTGTTTACCGCTAAACCGGTCAGTCCAGAATCAATTTAAATTGGTTCGTAGAGGAGCAGTTACCTGAGGCTCCATGGGCCGGTGCATGGCAGAGGCCTcggatgtgctgctcccgtttgAGAAGGCTTCAGCAGAGCGAGGGGGAAGAGGAGGCTGCTTGGGAAGAGGGGCAGCCTGAGGAGAGCCCTGAATATTCTTACGGTATCGCTCGTCAGCCTGGGGTGAGGAGAAACAAGGTAAGTGTGGGGGAACAGgaatccccaaaaaaaaaaaaactagtaagCATTTgtctatttcttttttcttgGGAGACCTCAACCTTTCTTCCGTCCtcttaaatgtttaaaaaagatGCACACCTTAGTTAGTCGGTATAAATGAAGTGCTGTGACAGACTAAGGAATATACATTTAATGAAGGTCAACGTGAT is a window from the Syngnathus scovelli strain Florida chromosome 2, RoL_Ssco_1.2, whole genome shotgun sequence genome containing:
- the LOC125988583 gene encoding mitogen-activated protein kinase kinase kinase kinase 4 isoform X2 gives rise to the protein MANDSPAKSLVDIDLASLRDPAGIFELVEVVGNGTYGQVYKGRHVKTGQLAAIKVMDVTEDEEEEIKLEINMLKKYSHHRNIATYYGAFIKKSPPGHDDQLWLVMEFCGAGSITDLVKNTKGNQLKEDWIAYISREILRGLAHLHAHHVIHRDIKGQNVLLTENAEVKLVDFGVSAQLDRTVGRRNTFIGTPYWMAPEVIACDENPDATYDYRSDLWSCGITAIEMAEGAPPLCDMHPMRALFLIPRNPPPRLKSKKWSKKFFSFIEGCLVKNYTQRPPTEQLLKHPFIRDQPNERQVRIQLKDHIDRTKKKRGEKDETEYEYSGSEEEEEDPAEQEGEPSSIVNVPGESTLRRDFIRLQQENKERSEALRRQQLLQEQQLREQEEYKRQLLAERQKRIEQQKEQRRRLEEQQRREREMRRQQERDQRRREQEEKRRVEEMDRRRKEEEERRRAEDEKRRNDREQEYIRRKLEEEQRHLEMLQEQLLREQAMLLADERYRKNIQGSPQAAPLPKQPPLPPRSAEAFSNGSSTSEASAMHRPMEPQVQWSHIAALKSSNSAAPSPPPPPPSLPAVARSQSFSEPGGVTTNFAQLHMRAQDAHHHHPSPVRTDPQPQPPLHHQPGEEVPPKVPVRTTSRSPVLSRRESPLPLQPGAQRNASGNVEQRPLWDRVEKLQPRPGSGSSSGSSNSSAQASPGDRFRPRSSSKSEGSPLQRPENVPKKADEKNFARPTRPADLTALAKELRAVDDVRPPHKVTDYSSSSEDSGTTDEEDDEEVDQEAGDESTSGAEDSRSGRLSNGETGSAKTMLVDDSESNQSTTPSKDGTLVIRQSQSESNSMSKHKSSSSFTPFIDPRLLQISPSSGSSLNNMAAFGQDVRLADPLRSDPSRKGSVVNVNPVNTRPPSDTPEIRKYKKRFNSEILCAALWGVNLLVGTESGLMLLDRSGQGKVYPLINRRRIQQMDVLEGLNVLVTISGKKNKLRVYYLSWLRNKILHNDPEVEKKQGWVNVGDLEGCVHYKVVKYERIKFLVLALKNSVEVYAWAPKPYHKFMAFKSFGDLVHKPLLVDLTVEEGQRLKVIYGSCSGFHAVDVDSCAVYDIYLPTHIQTSIQCHAIIILPNTDGIELLVCYEDEGVYVNTYGRITKDVVLQWGEMPTSVAYIRSNQIMGWGEKAIEIRSVETGHLDGVFMHKRAQRLKFLCERNDKVFFASVRAGGASQVYFMTLGRTSLMSW
- the LOC125988583 gene encoding mitogen-activated protein kinase kinase kinase kinase 4 isoform X1; the protein is MANDSPAKSLVDIDLASLRDPAGIFELVEVVGNGTYGQVYKGRHVKTGQLAAIKVMDVTEDEEEEIKLEINMLKKYSHHRNIATYYGAFIKKSPPGHDDQLWLVMEFCGAGSITDLVKNTKGNQLKEDWIAYISREILRGLAHLHAHHVIHRDIKGQNVLLTENAEVKLVDFGVSAQLDRTVGRRNTFIGTPYWMAPEVIACDENPDATYDYRSDLWSCGITAIEMAEGAPPLCDMHPMRALFLIPRNPPPRLKSKKWSKKFFSFIEGCLVKNYTQRPPTEQLLKHPFIRDQPNERQVRIQLKDHIDRTKKKRGEKDETEYEYSGSEEEEEDPAEQEGEPSSIVNVPGESTLRRDFIRLQQENKERSEALRRQQLLQEQQLREQEEYKRQLLAERQKRIEQQKEQRRRLEEQQRREREMRRQQERDQRRREQEEKRRVEEMDRRRKEEEERRRAEDEKRRNDREQEYIRRKLEEEQRHLEMLQEQLLREQAMLLADERYRKNIQGSPQAAPLPKQPPLPPRSAEAFSNGSSTSEASAMHRPMEPQVQWSHIAALKSSNSAAPSPPPPPPSLPAVARSQSFSEPGGVTTNFAQLHMRAQDAHHHHPSPVRTDPQPQPPLHHQPGEEVPPKVPVRTTSRSPVLSRRESPLPLQPGAQRNASGNVEQRPLWDRVEKLQPRPGSGSSSGSSNSSAQASPGDRFRPRSSSKSEGSPLQRPENVPKKADEKNFARPTRPADLTALAKELRAVDDVRPPHKVTDYSSSSEDSGTTDEEDDEEVDQEAGDESTSGAEDSRSGRLSNGETGSAKTMLVDDSESNQSTTPSKDGTLVIRQNTADIKRLVNLSSSSPAGASRGQPQTLSQSLQEKNGFTGCIHHLPDLIQQSHHSPSSSTSMLSSSFSSPSSHVSLAMSPLNPLDKLVAIESQSESNSMSKHKSSSSFTPFIDPRLLQISPSSGSSLNNMAAFGQDVRLADPLRSDPSRKGSVVNVNPVNTRPPSDTPEIRKYKKRFNSEILCAALWGVNLLVGTESGLMLLDRSGQGKVYPLINRRRIQQMDVLEGLNVLVTISGKKNKLRVYYLSWLRNKILHNDPEVEKKQGWVNVGDLEGCVHYKVVKYERIKFLVLALKNSVEVYAWAPKPYHKFMAFKSFGDLVHKPLLVDLTVEEGQRLKVIYGSCSGFHAVDVDSCAVYDIYLPTHIQTSIQCHAIIILPNTDGIELLVCYEDEGVYVNTYGRITKDVVLQWGEMPTSVAYIRSNQIMGWGEKAIEIRSVETGHLDGVFMHKRAQRLKFLCERNDKVFFASVRAGGASQVYFMTLGRTSLMSW